One segment of Xanthomonas oryzae pv. oryzae DNA contains the following:
- the bfr gene encoding bacterioferritin — translation MKGHPEVVDYLKQLLRGELAARDQYFLHSRRYEDQGLMALYERINHEMEEETEHADALLRRILFLEGDPDMRPAEFAPGKTVVEMLERDLVVEYEVRAALAAGMKLCEDHGDYVSRDILLKQLQDTEEDHAWWLEQQLGLIKRIGLELYQTSKIDKGHAAG, via the coding sequence ATGAAAGGCCATCCCGAAGTCGTCGATTACCTCAAGCAGCTGCTACGCGGCGAATTGGCGGCGCGCGATCAATATTTCCTGCATTCACGCCGCTACGAGGATCAGGGGCTGATGGCGCTGTACGAGCGCATCAACCATGAGATGGAAGAAGAAACCGAGCACGCCGACGCGTTGTTGCGGCGCATCCTGTTCCTGGAAGGCGACCCGGACATGCGACCAGCCGAGTTTGCGCCCGGCAAGACCGTGGTGGAGATGCTCGAGCGCGATCTGGTCGTCGAATACGAAGTGCGCGCCGCGCTCGCCGCCGGCATGAAGCTGTGCGAAGACCACGGCGATTACGTTAGCCGCGACATATTGCTCAAGCAGCTGCAGGACACCGAAGAAGATCATGCGTGGTGGCTGGAGCAGCAGCTTGGCCTGATCAAGCGCATCGGTCTGGAGCTGTACCAGACCTCGAAGATCGACAAGGGCCACGCTGCCGGTTGA
- a CDS encoding efflux RND transporter periplasmic adaptor subunit, translated as MSQTTSTSPQPAPAAPSKRRAALRIVAIVAILAIIGLVVWYFLVGRWHEDTDDAYVQGNQVQITPMVGGTVVSIGAEDGMRVERGQLLVQLDPADTEGAVQQAEANLAKTVRQVRGLYRSVEGAQAELSAREVALRSARSDFARRKDLASTGAISNEELAHARDELAVAEAAVSGSRESFERNRALVDDSAVANQPDVQAAAAQLRQAYLNHARTGVVAPVSGYVARRAAQVGQRVQPGSVLMLVVPLEQVWVEANFKETQLKHMRLGQEVELHSDLYGGGVSYTGRIQSLGLGTGSAFSLLPAQNASGNWIKIVQRVPVRIAVDSKQLASNPLRIGLSMKVEVKLHDQQGSVLPTKLANAAVFSTDVYAQQLKAADADVQRIIQDNLPSQAASKAG; from the coding sequence ATGAGCCAGACGACTTCAACTTCTCCTCAACCCGCACCAGCCGCGCCCAGCAAGCGCCGCGCTGCGCTGCGTATCGTGGCCATTGTGGCGATCCTGGCGATCATCGGCCTGGTGGTGTGGTACTTCCTGGTCGGCCGTTGGCACGAAGACACCGACGACGCGTACGTACAGGGCAACCAGGTGCAGATCACCCCGATGGTGGGCGGCACTGTGGTGAGTATCGGCGCCGAAGACGGCATGCGCGTGGAGCGCGGCCAGTTGCTGGTGCAACTGGACCCGGCCGACACCGAGGGCGCGGTGCAGCAGGCCGAAGCCAATCTTGCCAAGACCGTGCGTCAGGTGCGCGGTCTGTATCGCAGTGTTGAAGGTGCACAGGCCGAATTGTCCGCACGCGAGGTCGCGCTGCGCAGTGCGCGCTCAGACTTCGCACGGCGTAAGGATCTGGCTTCCACCGGCGCGATCTCCAACGAAGAACTCGCGCATGCCCGCGACGAACTGGCCGTGGCCGAAGCGGCCGTGAGCGGCTCGCGCGAGAGCTTTGAGCGTAACCGTGCGTTGGTGGACGACAGCGCGGTGGCCAACCAGCCGGACGTGCAGGCCGCCGCCGCGCAGCTGCGTCAGGCGTATCTGAATCATGCGCGCACCGGCGTGGTGGCGCCCGTGTCGGGTTATGTCGCACGGCGCGCGGCACAAGTTGGCCAGCGTGTGCAGCCGGGCAGCGTGCTGATGCTGGTGGTGCCGCTGGAGCAGGTGTGGGTGGAAGCCAACTTCAAGGAGACCCAGCTCAAGCACATGCGTCTGGGCCAGGAAGTGGAACTGCATTCGGATCTGTACGGCGGCGGCGTGAGCTACACCGGCCGTATCCAGAGCCTGGGTCTGGGCACCGGCAGCGCGTTCTCGCTGTTGCCTGCGCAGAACGCCAGCGGTAACTGGATCAAGATCGTACAGCGCGTGCCGGTACGCATTGCAGTGGATTCCAAGCAGCTGGCCAGCAATCCGCTGCGGATCGGGTTGTCGATGAAGGTCGAAGTCAAGCTGCACGATCAGCAGGGCAGCGTGTTGCCGACCAAGCTCGCCAACGCTGCGGTGTTCTCCACCGACGTGTATGCGCAGCAGCTCAAGGCTGCCGACGCCGACGTCCAACGCATCATCCAGGACAACCTGCCGTCGCAGGCTGCCAGCAAGGCGGGCTAA
- the parC gene encoding DNA topoisomerase IV subunit A: MTDLTRPTFHGFEQLPLREYAERAYLDYSMYVVLDRALPFLGDGLKPVQRRIIFAMSELGLNAAAKPKKSARTVGDVIGKYHPHGDSACYEALVLMAQPFSYRYPLIEGQGNFGSTDDPKSFAAMRYTESKLTPIAEVLLGELAQGTTDWAPNFDGTLEEPTWLPARLPHLLLNGTTGIAVGMATDVPPHNLNEIVSALLRLLDNPDATVAELCEHVLGPDYPTTAEIITPAADLRAIYETGHGSVRARATYKKEHANIVIDALPYQVSPSKVIEQIAQQMRAKKLPWLEDIRDESDHTSPVRVVLVPRSNRVDAEQLMGHLFVTTDLERSYRCNLNVIGLDGRPQVKNLRQLLSEWLTFRSDTVTRRLDHRLQKVERRLHLLEGLLIAFLNLDEVIRIVRSEDEPKPVLISRFALSEEQAEYILETKLRQLARLEEMKIRGEQEALAKERAQIMAILESKTKLKKLIKDELTADAKKFGDARRSPLVQRGAAQAIDETEMVASEPMTVVLSEKGWVRAAKGHEVDPAGMSYRDGDGLLAAVRSRSTHQVAFLDSEGRAYSTAVHTLPSARGNGEPLTGRFSPASGAAFQVMASADNATRFVLASSHGYGFVTRFENLTGRNKAGKAMLNLTTGSHVLTPAQVSNPQTDRIVAVTSAGNLLAVPATEVPELDKGKGNKIIEIPKAKLGTERVVAVVAVAPGNTLLVRSGARTMSLSFKDLDTYVGARASRGALLPRGWQKVDGLEVQ; the protein is encoded by the coding sequence ATGACCGATCTGACCCGCCCCACCTTCCACGGCTTCGAACAGCTGCCGCTGCGCGAGTACGCCGAACGCGCCTATCTCGACTATTCGATGTACGTGGTGCTCGACCGCGCCCTGCCGTTCCTGGGCGACGGCCTGAAGCCGGTGCAGCGGCGCATCATCTTCGCCATGAGCGAGCTGGGCCTGAATGCCGCTGCCAAGCCGAAGAAATCTGCGCGCACCGTGGGCGATGTGATCGGTAAGTACCACCCGCACGGCGACAGCGCCTGCTACGAGGCACTCGTGCTGATGGCGCAGCCGTTCTCGTACCGCTACCCGCTGATCGAAGGCCAGGGCAACTTCGGCTCCACCGACGACCCCAAGTCGTTCGCGGCGATGCGCTACACCGAATCCAAGCTGACCCCGATCGCCGAAGTGCTACTGGGCGAACTCGCCCAAGGCACCACCGACTGGGCACCCAACTTCGACGGCACCCTGGAAGAGCCCACCTGGCTGCCGGCACGCCTGCCGCACCTGCTGCTCAACGGCACCACCGGCATTGCCGTGGGTATGGCCACCGACGTTCCGCCGCACAACCTCAATGAGATCGTCAGCGCGCTGCTGCGGCTGCTCGACAACCCCGATGCCACGGTTGCCGAACTGTGCGAACACGTGCTCGGGCCGGACTATCCGACCACCGCTGAAATCATCACCCCGGCCGCCGACCTGCGTGCGATTTACGAAACCGGCCACGGCAGCGTGCGCGCACGGGCCACATACAAGAAAGAACACGCCAACATCGTCATCGACGCGCTGCCGTACCAAGTGTCGCCGTCCAAGGTGATCGAGCAGATCGCCCAGCAGATGCGCGCCAAGAAGCTGCCGTGGCTGGAAGACATCCGCGACGAATCCGACCACACCAGCCCGGTGCGGGTGGTGCTGGTGCCGCGTTCCAATCGCGTCGATGCCGAACAGCTGATGGGCCACCTGTTCGTCACCACCGATCTGGAGCGCAGCTACCGCTGCAATCTCAACGTCATCGGCCTGGATGGCCGCCCGCAGGTGAAGAATCTACGCCAGTTGCTGAGCGAATGGCTGACCTTCCGTAGCGACACCGTCACCCGCCGCCTCGACCATCGACTGCAAAAGGTCGAGCGTCGCCTGCACCTGTTGGAAGGCTTGTTGATCGCCTTCCTCAACCTGGACGAAGTGATCCGCATCGTCCGCAGCGAGGACGAACCCAAGCCGGTGCTGATCTCGCGCTTTGCGTTGAGCGAGGAACAGGCCGAATACATCCTGGAAACCAAGCTGCGCCAACTGGCGCGCCTGGAAGAAATGAAGATCCGCGGCGAGCAGGAAGCACTTGCCAAGGAACGCGCGCAGATCATGGCGATCCTGGAAAGCAAGACCAAGCTGAAGAAGCTGATCAAGGACGAACTCACTGCCGATGCCAAGAAGTTCGGCGACGCGCGCCGTTCGCCGCTGGTGCAGCGTGGCGCCGCGCAGGCCATCGACGAAACCGAGATGGTCGCCAGCGAACCGATGACGGTGGTGCTGTCGGAAAAGGGCTGGGTGCGCGCGGCCAAGGGGCATGAGGTGGATCCGGCCGGCATGTCCTACCGCGATGGCGACGGCCTGCTGGCGGCGGTGCGTAGCCGCAGCACGCACCAGGTGGCGTTCCTGGATTCGGAAGGCCGCGCCTATTCCACCGCCGTGCACACCCTGCCCTCGGCGCGTGGCAACGGCGAACCCTTGACCGGGCGGTTCTCGCCGGCGTCGGGCGCAGCGTTCCAGGTCATGGCCAGTGCCGACAACGCCACCCGCTTCGTGCTGGCGTCCTCGCACGGCTACGGCTTTGTCACCCGCTTCGAAAATCTTACTGGCCGCAACAAGGCCGGCAAGGCGATGCTCAACCTGACCACCGGCTCGCATGTGCTGACGCCGGCCCAGGTGAGCAACCCGCAAACCGATCGCATCGTCGCCGTGACCAGCGCCGGCAACCTGCTCGCGGTGCCGGCCACGGAGGTACCCGAACTGGACAAGGGCAAAGGCAACAAGATCATCGAGATCCCCAAGGCCAAGCTCGGTACCGAACGCGTGGTGGCAGTGGTCGCGGTAGCACCCGGCAACACGCTGCTGGTGCGCAGCGGCGCTCGCACGATGAGCCTGTCGTTCAAGGACCTGGACACGTATGTGGGTGCGCGTGCGAGCCGCGGGGCGCTGTTGCCGCGCGGGTGGCAAAAGGTGGATGGATTGGAGGTGCAGTAA
- a CDS encoding AdeC/AdeK/OprM family multidrug efflux complex outer membrane factor: protein MNAASSPTQTLRPRSMRLARPFVITALALALAACASSRGLTPQGSVLDPSRLHAERTLAQQTTLSPAAWPASDWWRALGDAQLDALIAEGLQHSPSLAAADARLHRVQARIDTAQANRGPSLSVSGGYTGLQLPESLVGEEIGGKYGGSAQLALEFRYGVDLWGGKRSAWEAAVDQAHAAEVDAQAARLNLSSAIAEGYAQLAYAWSLHDLANDELGRAQKLLELTRQRRSAGIDSELQVRQAQARVPAAQQQLQSAQQQIDEARTALAALVGQGPDRGLDIARPVLGGGIATQLPSMLPADLLGRRPDVVAARWRVEAADKDIAVAKTRFYPSLNLTALGGVINPDVGKLLDSGSVFGLVAPALSLPIFDGGKLRANLAGSDAQYDLAVADYNQKVISALREVADQVTAVRSLQQRAQAQNDAVQTAMAAFDLAQQRYRAGIGSYLEVLRVQEQVLVARQRMAGLQSQQLLASVRLQRALGGEFTPEPARDTAHTAPTSAQPNS, encoded by the coding sequence ATGAACGCTGCTAGTTCCCCGACCCAGACGTTGCGCCCGCGCTCGATGCGCTTGGCGCGGCCGTTCGTTATCACTGCCCTTGCGCTGGCGCTGGCCGCCTGTGCCAGCAGCCGTGGCCTAACCCCGCAGGGTAGCGTGCTGGATCCCAGCAGGCTGCATGCGGAGCGCACCCTGGCGCAGCAAACCACGCTGAGCCCGGCCGCGTGGCCGGCCAGCGATTGGTGGCGCGCCCTGGGCGATGCGCAGCTGGACGCGCTGATTGCCGAGGGCCTGCAGCACAGCCCCAGCCTTGCGGCGGCCGACGCGCGCTTGCATCGGGTGCAGGCCCGTATCGACACTGCGCAGGCCAATCGTGGCCCCAGCTTGTCGGTGTCCGGTGGCTACACCGGCCTGCAGCTGCCCGAATCCTTGGTCGGCGAAGAGATCGGTGGCAAATACGGCGGTAGTGCGCAGCTCGCGTTGGAGTTCCGCTACGGCGTCGATCTGTGGGGCGGCAAGCGCAGCGCGTGGGAAGCGGCGGTCGATCAGGCGCATGCAGCCGAAGTGGATGCGCAGGCGGCGCGGTTGAATCTGTCGTCGGCGATTGCCGAAGGCTATGCGCAGCTTGCTTACGCATGGAGTTTGCATGACCTGGCCAATGACGAATTAGGCCGCGCGCAGAAGCTGCTGGAATTGACCCGGCAACGCCGCAGCGCCGGCATCGACAGCGAGTTGCAGGTGCGTCAGGCGCAGGCGCGCGTGCCGGCTGCGCAGCAGCAGCTGCAGTCCGCGCAGCAGCAGATCGACGAAGCCCGCACTGCGCTGGCGGCGTTGGTCGGGCAGGGCCCGGATCGCGGCTTGGACATCGCCCGCCCGGTGCTGGGCGGGGGCATTGCCACCCAGTTGCCGAGCATGCTGCCGGCCGATCTGCTCGGCCGTCGTCCCGACGTGGTCGCCGCGCGCTGGCGCGTGGAGGCGGCCGACAAGGACATCGCGGTCGCCAAGACCCGCTTCTATCCCAGCCTCAACCTCACTGCGCTGGGCGGTGTGATCAACCCGGATGTCGGCAAGTTGCTGGACAGTGGCTCGGTGTTCGGTCTGGTCGCGCCGGCGCTGAGCCTGCCGATCTTCGACGGCGGCAAGCTGCGCGCCAACCTGGCCGGCAGCGATGCGCAATACGACCTGGCCGTGGCCGACTACAACCAGAAAGTGATCTCTGCGCTGCGCGAAGTGGCCGACCAGGTCACCGCCGTGCGCTCGCTGCAGCAACGCGCGCAGGCGCAGAACGACGCCGTGCAGACCGCCATGGCGGCCTTCGATCTGGCCCAGCAGCGCTACCGCGCCGGCATCGGCAGCTATCTGGAAGTGCTTCGCGTGCAGGAGCAGGTGCTCGTCGCACGCCAACGCATGGCTGGGCTGCAGTCTCAACAACTTCTGGCCTCGGTGAGGTTGCAGCGTGCGCTGGGCGGCGAATTCACGCCGGAGCCCGCGCGCGATACCGCACACACCGCGCCCACTTCCGCACAACCGAATTCCTGA
- a CDS encoding MarR family winged helix-turn-helix transcriptional regulator encodes MNVPSTAAPSFGLLLRQVRDALMRQLDAEMKGELPDFGFSHYVGLKVLAVRSPCTANELALALDQTPSAVTRLLDKLEALGAVRREPHAQDRRALQIVMTEQGVALWERLRLRGERAIEHGLRDLSAPERELLTSLLIRVRDALNA; translated from the coding sequence ATGAATGTGCCGTCCACCGCCGCGCCGTCGTTCGGCCTGCTGCTGCGTCAGGTACGTGATGCGCTAATGCGCCAGCTCGATGCCGAGATGAAGGGCGAACTGCCCGATTTCGGCTTCAGCCACTACGTGGGCCTGAAGGTTCTGGCGGTGCGCTCGCCGTGCACAGCCAACGAACTGGCGCTGGCGCTGGACCAGACCCCGAGCGCGGTGACCCGCCTGCTCGACAAGCTTGAAGCGCTGGGCGCGGTACGGCGCGAGCCGCACGCGCAGGACCGACGCGCACTGCAGATTGTCATGACCGAACAGGGCGTGGCGCTCTGGGAGCGGCTGCGCTTGCGCGGCGAACGCGCCATCGAGCACGGCCTGCGCGATCTGTCTGCGCCCGAGCGCGAACTTCTTACCTCACTTCTCATCCGTGTCCGCGATGCACTCAACGCATGA
- a CDS encoding AraC family transcriptional regulator yields MSIENSPTRIDALPPGVRTSFEKADGPVLIAFLAELREVWAPETVWHAHVRGQLMYVEHGMLTVHTEQGTLSLPPGCAGWLPPGRQHTVEPAGPMRGWGVGVRPDACVTLPAQGRVIRLTGLAREAIMRAASWPLDQPLDAAQQRLAAVLLEELRQVQIDHLHLPMPADRRLLRIARQLLDTPADPRSLEQWADWGGLSPRSLSRHFRNETGLSFAQWRQQARLAEGLRRLSQGNAVAQVADQLGYSSPSAFVSVFHRHFGAPPARYFASSHARGLASTAASG; encoded by the coding sequence ATGAGTATCGAAAACTCGCCAACCCGGATCGACGCATTGCCACCGGGCGTGCGCACCAGCTTCGAAAAGGCCGATGGCCCGGTGCTGATCGCGTTCCTGGCCGAGTTGCGCGAGGTCTGGGCGCCAGAAACCGTTTGGCACGCGCATGTCCGCGGCCAGCTGATGTATGTGGAACACGGCATGCTCACCGTGCATACCGAACAAGGCACCTTGTCGCTGCCGCCAGGCTGCGCGGGCTGGTTGCCGCCCGGACGGCAGCACACGGTCGAGCCGGCCGGGCCCATGCGCGGCTGGGGCGTGGGGGTGCGGCCCGATGCCTGCGTCACCCTGCCTGCGCAAGGCCGGGTGATCCGACTGACCGGCTTGGCCCGCGAGGCCATCATGCGGGCCGCCAGCTGGCCGCTGGATCAGCCGTTGGATGCCGCCCAGCAACGCCTAGCCGCGGTGTTGCTGGAGGAGCTGCGGCAGGTGCAGATCGACCACCTGCACCTGCCGATGCCGGCCGACCGCCGGCTGCTGCGGATCGCCCGCCAGCTGCTCGACACCCCCGCCGACCCGCGTTCACTGGAGCAATGGGCCGACTGGGGCGGACTGTCGCCGCGCAGCCTGAGCCGGCATTTCCGCAACGAGACCGGCCTGAGTTTTGCGCAGTGGCGACAGCAGGCCCGGCTGGCGGAAGGCTTGCGGCGGCTGAGCCAGGGCAACGCAGTGGCGCAGGTGGCCGACCAACTCGGCTACAGCAGCCCCAGCGCCTTCGTCAGTGTGTTCCACCGCCATTTCGGCGCCCCGCCGGCGCGTTATTTCGCCAGCTCCCACGCGCGCGGCTTGGCATCCACCGCCGCATCCGGATAA
- a CDS encoding serine hydrolase domain-containing protein: MGMWSAAMVCRQMDLLDGRSPVQHQVQSRRLRQPSKRLLCWLAAAGMLVAQVCCFPAIAAPASLEDALTQQLHVNRQRCGIVGQAVSVVHNGKPLFGGVDGLAGMDMKQPVTPEQIFPAFSVSKLFVSTLIMQLIDPGQPARQYLPGLLQRWEHISLAQLLKHTSGLPAYFEPSQMSGTDKASASFSATAQALLEVLAARPLLCVPGSETRYVNTNDVVLAQLLQAHDRMPCAQVASERIIRAC; this comes from the coding sequence ATGGGCATGTGGTCGGCAGCGATGGTATGCAGGCAAATGGATCTGCTCGATGGCAGGTCACCAGTGCAGCATCAAGTGCAATCTCGTCGATTGCGTCAGCCGTCCAAACGTCTGCTGTGCTGGCTTGCCGCTGCGGGGATGCTTGTCGCGCAGGTGTGCTGTTTTCCGGCGATCGCCGCGCCTGCGTCGCTTGAGGACGCGTTGACCCAACAGCTGCATGTCAACCGTCAGCGTTGCGGCATTGTCGGGCAGGCGGTGTCTGTTGTGCACAACGGCAAGCCGCTATTTGGCGGCGTCGATGGGCTTGCTGGTATGGACATGAAGCAGCCGGTAACGCCAGAGCAGATCTTTCCTGCGTTTTCGGTGAGCAAGCTGTTTGTGAGCACGCTGATCATGCAACTGATCGATCCGGGTCAGCCGGCAAGACAGTATTTGCCCGGATTGCTGCAGCGCTGGGAACACATCAGCCTTGCGCAACTGCTCAAGCATACCTCTGGCCTGCCAGCGTATTTCGAGCCGTCGCAGATGAGCGGCACGGATAAAGCCAGCGCTTCATTTTCAGCAACTGCGCAAGCGCTGTTAGAAGTGTTGGCTGCGAGACCGTTGCTTTGTGTGCCTGGCAGCGAAACGCGCTATGTCAACACCAACGACGTCGTTCTTGCGCAGCTCTTGCAGGCGCATGACCGCATGCCCTGTGCACAGGTGGCATCAGAGCGAATCATTAGGGCCTGTTAA
- a CDS encoding IS5 family transposase (programmed frameshift): MEITPAQFALIEHCLPLQRGNVSMTNLQVVNALLYVAEHGCKWRGLPERFGNWHTVYTRINRWAKSGVLDRMFAQLQTCQIVRIKIEAVSLDSTSIKVHPDGTGAFKKNGPQSIGKSRGGWNTKIHMVAADARTAITFGLTPGNAHDAPAGRALLEHLRPVERPVHLLMDRAYEGNATRQLALDLGFVPVVPPKSNRVDPWEYDKEMYKRRNEVERLFRRLKGYRRIFTRFEQLDVMFLGFLSFVLVVDGLRMC, encoded by the exons ATGGAGATCACGCCAGCACAATTTGCACTCATCGAGCATTGCCTACCTTTGCAACGCGGCAATGTCAGCATGACCAACCTGCAGGTAGTCAACGCCCTTCTTTACGTCGCAGAGCATGGCTGCAAATGGCGCGGTCTGCCCGAGCGCTTTGGCAACTGGCATACGGTGTACACGCGCATTAACCGTTGGGCCAAGTCCGGTGTGCTGGACCGGATGTTCGCCCAATTGCAGACCTGCCAGATCGTGCGCATCAAAATCGAAGCGGTCTCGCTGGACTCCACCAGCATCAAGGTGCATCCGGATGGCACTGGCGCAT TTAAAAAAAACGGCCCACAATCCATCGGGAAATCGCGGGGCGGATGGAACACCAAAATTCATATGGTTGCCGCAGATGCTCGAACAGCCATCACGTTCGGATTGACGCCTGGCAACGCACATGACGCACCCGCAGGCCGCGCGTTGCTTGAACACCTGAGGCCAGTGGAGCGGCCGGTTCATCTGCTGATGGATCGCGCTTACGAAGGCAATGCAACCCGCCAGTTGGCGCTCGATCTTGGCTTCGTGCCGGTGGTTCCACCCAAGTCCAATCGGGTCGATCCTTGGGAGTACGACAAGGAAATGTACAAGCGGCGCAACGAAGTGGAGAGGCTGTTCCGTCGCTTGAAGGGCTACCGACGGATTTTCACGCGTTTCGAGCAGCTGGATGTCATGTTCCTTGGCTTCCTCAGCTTCGTTCTGGTCGTTGATGGGCTTCGAATGTGTTAA
- a CDS encoding DHA2 family efflux MFS transporter permease subunit translates to MSSQAPTAPGGPAAPAPAAGFRPASVALCTVGLAMASFMQVLDTTIANVSLPTIAGNLGASSQQATWVITSFAVSTAIALPLTGWLSRRFGETKLFVWSTLAFTIASLLCGLAQSMGMLVVARALQGVVAGPMYPITQSLLVSIYPREKRGQALALLGMITVVAPIAGPILGGWITDDYSWEWIFLINVPLGIIASSIVGSQLRHRPEQLEKPRMDYIGLILLVAGVGALQLVLDLGNDEDWFSSDKIVVLACVAAVALVVFVIWELTDKDPIVDLKLFRHRNFRTGTLAMVVAYAAFFSVSLLIPQWLQRDMGYTAIWAGLATAPIGILPVLMTPFVGKYALRFDLRLLATIAFIFMSFTSFFRSNFNLQVDFSHVATIQLVMGVGVALFFMPVLQILLSDLDGREIAAGSGLATFLRTLGGSFAASLSTYLWAHRTQVHHAHITEHISVYTPGMQERLAAMGQGDLKRGAASLNNMINHQASQMGFNDIFYLLGWTFLAIIFFLWLAKRPFGAGAGSAAAAAGH, encoded by the coding sequence ATGTCTTCGCAAGCTCCCACCGCGCCCGGCGGCCCGGCGGCGCCGGCGCCCGCGGCGGGTTTTCGACCGGCCAGCGTGGCGTTGTGCACCGTGGGCCTGGCCATGGCCTCGTTCATGCAGGTGCTGGACACCACCATCGCCAACGTCTCGCTGCCCACCATCGCCGGCAACCTCGGCGCCAGTTCGCAGCAGGCCACCTGGGTGATCACTTCGTTCGCGGTCAGCACCGCGATCGCGTTGCCGTTGACCGGTTGGTTGAGCCGGCGCTTCGGCGAAACCAAATTATTCGTGTGGTCCACGCTGGCATTCACCATTGCCTCGCTGCTGTGCGGGCTTGCGCAGAGCATGGGCATGCTGGTGGTGGCGCGTGCGTTGCAGGGCGTTGTCGCCGGGCCGATGTATCCCATCACCCAGAGTCTGCTGGTGTCGATCTATCCGCGCGAAAAACGCGGGCAGGCGCTGGCGTTGCTGGGGATGATCACCGTGGTGGCGCCGATTGCCGGGCCAATTCTCGGTGGCTGGATCACCGACGACTACAGCTGGGAATGGATCTTCTTGATCAACGTGCCGCTGGGCATCATCGCCAGCAGTATCGTGGGTTCGCAGTTGCGGCATCGCCCCGAACAGCTCGAAAAGCCGCGCATGGATTACATCGGCCTGATCCTGCTGGTGGCCGGTGTGGGTGCGCTGCAGTTGGTGCTGGACCTGGGCAATGACGAGGACTGGTTCTCTTCCGACAAGATCGTGGTGCTGGCCTGCGTCGCTGCGGTGGCGCTGGTGGTGTTCGTGATCTGGGAGCTGACCGACAAGGACCCCATCGTCGATCTCAAGCTGTTCCGGCATCGCAACTTCCGCACCGGCACGTTGGCGATGGTGGTGGCGTATGCCGCGTTCTTCAGCGTGAGCCTGCTGATCCCGCAATGGCTGCAGCGCGACATGGGTTACACCGCGATCTGGGCCGGCCTTGCGACTGCGCCGATCGGCATCCTGCCGGTGCTGATGACGCCGTTCGTGGGCAAATACGCGCTGCGCTTCGACCTGCGCCTGCTGGCTACCATCGCCTTTATCTTCATGTCATTCACCAGCTTCTTCCGTTCCAACTTCAACCTGCAGGTGGACTTCAGCCATGTGGCGACCATCCAGCTGGTGATGGGCGTGGGCGTGGCGCTGTTCTTCATGCCGGTGCTGCAGATCCTGCTGTCGGATCTGGATGGGCGCGAAATCGCTGCAGGTTCTGGTCTGGCCACCTTCCTGCGTACGTTGGGCGGAAGCTTCGCCGCATCGTTGAGCACCTACCTGTGGGCACACCGTACCCAGGTGCATCACGCGCACATCACCGAACACATTTCGGTGTACACGCCAGGCATGCAGGAACGACTGGCTGCGATGGGGCAGGGCGACCTGAAGCGTGGCGCTGCATCGCTCAACAACATGATCAACCACCAGGCGTCGCAGATGGGCTTCAACGACATCTTCTATCTGCTTGGTTGGACCTTTCTGGCAATCATCTTCTTCCTGTGGCTGGCCAAGCGGCCGTTCGGCGCCGGTGCCGGGAGTGCAGCGGCGGCAGCGGGGCACTGA